From the Lolium rigidum isolate FL_2022 chromosome 2, APGP_CSIRO_Lrig_0.1, whole genome shotgun sequence genome, one window contains:
- the LOC124690093 gene encoding protein BIC1-like, producing the protein MEQHHIDPATDERGTASDAGPVEQEERAGTSGGAEDAARRPLAPLWEAEKKNKKSAGELSRRPAAAAEESARERLKRHRTEMAGRVRIPDMWGQERLLNDWVVDCAVFDRPLAATRGLLTARDALVAECAAARRTPHGHAATTRPLRVQNGCS; encoded by the coding sequence ATGGAGCAACACCACATCGACCCTGCGACCGACGAGAGAGGCACGGCCTCCGACGCCGGTCCGGTGGAGCAGGAGGAGCGCGCGGGGACGTCCGgcggcgcggaggacgccgcaagGAGGCCACTGGCGCCGTTGTgggaggcggagaagaagaacaagaagagcgCCGGGGAGCTGTCGagacggccggcggcggctgcagaGGAGAGCGCCCGGGAGCGGCTGAAGCGGCACCGGACGGAGATGGCGGGCCGGGTGCGGATCCCGGACATGTGGGGACAGGAGAGGCTGCTCAACGACTGGGTCGTCGACTGCGCCGTCTTCGACCGCCCGCTCGCCGCCACGCGCGGCCTGCTCACCGCGCGCGACGCGCTCGTCGCCGAGTGCGCCGCCGCGCGACGGACGCCGCACGGGCACGCCGCTACTACGCGACCGCTCCGGGTGCAGAACGGCTGCTCTTGA